One Tachysurus vachellii isolate PV-2020 chromosome 18, HZAU_Pvac_v1, whole genome shotgun sequence DNA segment encodes these proteins:
- the zgc:86896 gene encoding actin-related protein 2/3 complex subunit 1A-A has product MSLYSFGLEPLSCHAWNKDRTQIAISPNSSVVNIYQKKGKEWSKIHELKEHSGRITGVDWAPESNRIVTCASDRNAYVWTLKDGVWKPTLVLVRINRAATCVKWSPLENKFALGSGAKLISVCYFEKENDWWLSKHIKKGICSTVLSLDWHPNNILLAAGSADLHCRVFSTYIKEIEDKPGPTPWGAKMPFGEMLLENKDCGGWVHSVAFSPSGDTLAWVSHNSAISVADATQGKEVTLLTTEHLPLLSVLYATETETVAAGHDCCPYQFSYKGPGKLEFVRKLGISKQTSKNSVSAMQHFRNLDKKATTDEEDELNTLHQNSITQLCVVEGNKAKVEKFSSVGLDGAMVLWEFKH; this is encoded by the exons ATGTCTTTGTACAGCTTCGGGTTGGAGCCTCTATCCTGTCACGCCTGGAACAAAGACCGAACTC AGATTGCCATCAGCCCCAACAGCAGCGTGGTGAACATTTACCAGAAGAAGGGGAAGGAGTGGAGCAAAATCCACGAGCTGAAGGAGCACAGTGGGCGGATCACAG GAGTAGACTGGGCCCCGGAGTCGAACCGCATCGTGACGTGTGCCTCAGACAGAAACGCCTACGTGTGGACTCTGAAGGATGGCGTGTGGAAGCCGACTCTCGTCCTCGTTCGCATCAACAGAGCTGCCACGTGCGTGAAGTGGTCACCTCTGGAGAACAAGTTTGCTCTGGGAAGTGGAGCCAAACTCATCTCAGTGTGTTACTTCGAGAAAGAGAACGATtg GTGGCTCAGTAAGCACATAAAGAAAGGGATCTGCTCCACCGTGCTCAGTCTGGACTGGCATCCGAATAACATCCTGCTGGCTGCCGGATCAGCTGATCTCCACtgcag GGTTTTCTCCACGTATATCAAGGAAATCGAGGACAAGCCCGGCCCGACGCCATGGGGAGCCAAGATGCCGTTTGGTGAAATGCTTCTGGAGAATAAAGACTGTGGCGGCTGGGTGCACAGCGTGGCCTTCTCACCATCCGGAGACACGCTGGCGTGGGTCAGCCACAACAGTGCCATCAGCGTCGCCGACGCCACACAGGGCAAAGA GGTCACGCTGCTGACTACAGAACATCTCCCACTGCTCAGTGTGCTGTACGCCACCGAGACGGAGACTGTGGCTGCG GGTCATGACTGTTGTCCATATCAGTTCTCCTATAAAGGACCTGGCAAGCTGGAGTTTGTGCGAAAGCTGGGCATCAGCAAGCAGACGTCCAAAAACAGCGTGTCAGCCATGCAGCACTTCCGCAACCTGGACAAAAAGGCCACAACCGACGAGGAGGACGAGCTGAACACTCTACACCAGAACAGCATCAC CCAGCTGTGTGTGGTGGAGGGAAACAAGGCCAAAGTGGAAAAGTTCAGCAGCGTTGGTCTGGATGGAGCCATGGTGCTTTGGGAATTCAAG cacTGA